The genomic DNA AATAAATACAATTGATTATGGCACAATGAATGGAGGAAATGTATTAAAACTTGCTTTTGATGCAGTATCTAAAAGGTAAATTTTAAAGGACACTTCATATGAGAGAAATAGGAATATCAATATACCCTAATGTGAGCTCTAAAAATAAAATTATCGAATATCTTGAAAAAAGTGCATCTCTTGGGTTTACAAGAGTATTTACATCTCTGCTTTATATTGATGGTGATGAGTTTAATACCTTTAAAGAAGTCCTTGATATTGCAAACAAATGGGAAATGAAACCAATTGTGGATGTAGCTCCTAATATTTTTAAGAAACTAAATATTGATCTTACAGACCTTAGAAACTGTTTAAAACTTGATTATTTCAAAAAACTTGGAGCGTGGGCTATTAGACTTGACTGTCCATTTACAGGAATTGAAGAGTCATTAATGACTTTTAATGAGTCTAACTTAAAAATAGAATTGAATATAAGTAGTATCAATAAACATATAAATACAATAATGTTTTTCAAACCAAACAAAGACAATTTATTAGGATGCCATAATTTTTATCCACATAAATACACAGGGCTTTCAAGAGATTTCTTTAGAACAACAACAAAAGCATTTAAACAAAATTCAATACCCACATCCGCTTTTGTTAGCTCACTCAAAGCAAAAGAGTGCGCAAGAGGATTTGAAAAAGATGGAGTCCCTACAATAGAAGAGCATAGAAATAAAGATATTGATGTTCAAACTAAAGATCTTTTTAAAGAAGGCATGGATGCTGTTATTATTTCAAATTGTTTTCCAAGTGATTTGGAACTAGAGAAGATGGCTAAAGTAAATAGATATATATTAGAATTAAAAGCCGACCTAAATCCCAAAATCAACCCCATAGAAAGAGAGATAATTTTGGAAAACTTGCACTTTAATAGAGGAGATATCACTCCCTATAGGATTCGGTCAACCATGTCAAGAGTATATTATAAAGATATAAACTTTTCACTACACTCTCCCGATGAAATAAAAAGAGGAGATATCCTAATAGATTCTTCAGAATATTTAGGATACGGCGGCGAACTTCAAATAGCTCTTAAAGACACGCCCAATAATGGACTTGTTAATGTAGTTGGCAGAATACATGAAGAGGAATTGTATCTTCTTGATGAAATAGAAGCTTGGGAAAAATTTAAAATCATAGAAAATAAATAAAAAAGACAATTAAACAAGCTAGAGCAACATCTGCAGAGATAGCTTTATCTTTGGCCTTTTTTATCTCTTCTATATTTATTCCTGCAAATTCAGATACCTCATGTGTTTTTTCTGAAGCGCTTTTTAAATGAGCTGTGGCAGATGAAATTAAATTTACTGCACTTGTAAAAGCTATTCTGATTGTGTTTTCATCTGATTCGTTTAGCTTATCGAAGCTACAGAAAAAGCTAAAAACGAAATAGTAGAAGCAGAAAAGGCAGTAAAAGAGTCATTAGAGAAAATCAACACAGAAAATACAAACAATGTAAAGCTTAAAGATATAAAAGAAATAGCAGAATTAGTAGTAAAAATAGCTGAAAACACAAAGAAAGTAGCGCAAGAAGTTGTAGATTCATTAAACACTTAAACAATCAAAATAAAAGAAAAAATGAATAAGAAAAATATACTTATTCATTTTTTCCTATTAAATTTTTTAAATTTTAAACTTAAATATCAAAACTACCAGCTAGCTTAAAACTCTTATAGAATATTTTTTACCTCATTGGGCTTAAGGTATCAAAAATATTTTTTGATACACAGGTTAGATCTTGAAAAACTTGTATACAGCATTGATTCTGATTCAACTAATTAAATTTAAAATGAATTAAAAAACGACAAAGAGAGCTTCTAGTTATTTAATAAATGCTTTAAGGAGATGAAGCTTTTAATTAAAAAATATTTAAATGTTTAAAAAATAATCATAATATGCTATATGTAATATATAAATTTTGACTAAAAGCTTTAATCAATCTTGCATAGTTTAATTTTTGGTTAATAAGATGGACTTATTTTTAGGGGTATAAGTTAAAGGTTAAATCGAGATTAATTATTGTTTTAGATGTGTGATAGTGGAGACAGGACCATGATTAAGACATTAATGTTGTTATTATTAATTGTAAATTTTAGTTTTTTGCAAGCCAATTCTTTTGAAGCTCTAAATCAAGAGTACCAAAGAGTTCTAGAAAATTATAACTCTGGTGTGACTGAGGGATTTTCTATAAAGAAAGATGATGATTATGTGAATCATT from Borrelia turcica IST7 includes the following:
- a CDS encoding DUF871 domain-containing protein: MREIGISIYPNVSSKNKIIEYLEKSASLGFTRVFTSLLYIDGDEFNTFKEVLDIANKWEMKPIVDVAPNIFKKLNIDLTDLRNCLKLDYFKKLGAWAIRLDCPFTGIEESLMTFNESNLKIELNISSINKHINTIMFFKPNKDNLLGCHNFYPHKYTGLSRDFFRTTTKAFKQNSIPTSAFVSSLKAKECARGFEKDGVPTIEEHRNKDIDVQTKDLFKEGMDAVIISNCFPSDLELEKMAKVNRYILELKADLNPKINPIEREIILENLHFNRGDITPYRIRSTMSRVYYKDINFSLHSPDEIKRGDILIDSSEYLGYGGELQIALKDTPNNGLVNVVGRIHEEELYLLDEIEAWEKFKIIENK
- a CDS encoding OspD family protein, which encodes MRIAFTSAVNLISSATAHLKSASEKTHEVSEFAGINIEEIKKAKDKAISADVALACLIVFFIYFL
- a CDS encoding OspD family protein, whose amino-acid sequence is MVEAEKAVKESLEKINTENTNNVKLKDIKEIAELVVKIAENTKKVAQEVVDSLNT